Proteins encoded in a region of the Stieleria neptunia genome:
- a CDS encoding sigma-70 family RNA polymerase sigma factor, whose protein sequence is MSEAPIHLDEHTLQVQTLFVQHQQAVMAFVLSLEPGIHDAEEIVQETFVTASRKAATWTAGTNFLAWACAIARFKTMGFQRDRGRQSRRLAEDVVELLAEHTEDDFSEFQGQVSALRECLRKLAPKSHELVNLRYHAGLMPEQIADEIDWTTNAVRVALTRARNTLRECLGRSGEKAL, encoded by the coding sequence ATGAGCGAAGCACCAATCCATCTCGACGAGCATACTCTGCAGGTTCAAACCCTATTCGTGCAGCACCAGCAGGCGGTGATGGCGTTCGTCTTGTCGCTTGAGCCGGGGATTCACGACGCGGAGGAGATTGTTCAGGAGACGTTTGTCACGGCCAGTCGAAAAGCCGCGACATGGACCGCCGGGACGAACTTCCTGGCCTGGGCTTGCGCGATCGCACGGTTCAAGACGATGGGTTTTCAACGTGACCGCGGACGTCAAAGCCGTCGGTTGGCGGAAGATGTCGTTGAACTGCTGGCTGAGCACACCGAAGACGACTTTTCGGAGTTTCAAGGACAGGTTTCGGCATTGCGTGAATGCTTGAGAAAGTTGGCTCCGAAATCCCACGAGCTTGTCAATCTTCGCTATCACGCGGGCTTGATGCCCGAGCAGATTGCAGACGAAATCGACTGGACGACCAATGCGGTTCGGGTCGCCCTGACGCGGGCTCGCAACACGCTGCGGGAATGTCTCGGGCGATCCGGAGAGAAGGCTCTATGA
- a CDS encoding FecR domain-containing protein, producing MNAERLSQLIDAWRDDDLSETQAEALNQILRESEEARRTFSAESRLHGLLHCAAAEDAVERVSDIPAATLQSGSRTLRSRPWPVWLMVVSAIAAGLVVAVGIQWWHGASATKSIATLTSSENAAWESELPTTPGSELTPGLLSLRTGVATVRFHSGAEVIVEAPAQLELVSSMRGKLLSGAAVIDVPDSAIGFVIETPDGYAVDYGTRFAVRVDQQEKQSNFEIIEGEIAVHHPGSGNEVRLTGQGKSATVSDKSLVVVDPEQEDDVTKPSTNVIRIGTGGRTGSAMRRDQKRHKFIARELLSVKHTESGKWDHRSFFAFDVSSVDLNQVAAARLRLNLVPSTRGLASRLPTVNRFGIYGLTNRDKDDWKYGGTWDESPGPEDGVLLGTFEVPRSQQRGTFGIQNDHLLDFLKANHDRPVTFILVRETTQIEGVGAGLTHVFASDSHPEYVGPMLEFTLP from the coding sequence ATGAACGCTGAACGGCTGAGTCAGTTGATCGACGCATGGCGTGACGATGATCTCTCAGAAACGCAGGCCGAAGCGTTGAATCAGATTCTTCGTGAGTCCGAAGAAGCTCGTCGAACGTTTTCGGCCGAGTCGCGGTTGCACGGCTTGCTGCATTGTGCCGCGGCTGAAGACGCCGTGGAGCGCGTTTCCGACATCCCTGCGGCAACACTGCAGAGCGGAAGCCGAACCTTGCGTAGTCGTCCTTGGCCGGTCTGGCTGATGGTGGTTTCCGCAATCGCAGCAGGCCTGGTTGTCGCAGTGGGGATTCAGTGGTGGCATGGGGCATCCGCGACAAAATCGATTGCAACGCTGACGTCGAGCGAGAACGCAGCCTGGGAAAGCGAGTTGCCGACGACACCGGGATCGGAGTTGACGCCGGGGTTGCTGAGTCTGAGGACCGGTGTCGCCACGGTACGGTTTCATTCGGGCGCAGAGGTGATCGTTGAGGCGCCGGCGCAATTGGAGTTGGTGTCATCGATGCGCGGCAAATTGTTGTCCGGGGCGGCCGTGATTGACGTGCCAGACTCGGCGATTGGGTTCGTGATCGAAACGCCGGATGGCTACGCCGTCGATTACGGGACTCGATTTGCCGTGCGTGTCGACCAACAAGAGAAACAATCGAATTTTGAGATTATCGAGGGTGAAATCGCTGTCCATCATCCAGGCAGCGGCAATGAGGTACGGCTGACCGGCCAGGGCAAATCCGCGACGGTGTCCGACAAGTCCCTGGTTGTCGTGGACCCCGAGCAGGAGGACGACGTCACAAAGCCATCGACCAATGTCATTCGAATCGGAACAGGCGGGCGGACCGGTTCAGCCATGAGGCGAGATCAGAAGCGTCACAAGTTCATCGCCAGAGAGTTGCTGTCGGTGAAGCATACCGAATCAGGAAAGTGGGATCACCGATCGTTCTTTGCATTCGACGTGAGTTCTGTCGACCTGAATCAGGTTGCCGCGGCACGACTGCGGTTGAACCTCGTACCGTCGACACGCGGACTTGCATCGCGTTTGCCAACGGTCAATCGGTTCGGGATTTATGGCCTGACAAATCGCGACAAGGATGACTGGAAGTATGGTGGCACGTGGGACGAATCGCCGGGGCCCGAGGACGGTGTCTTGCTGGGCACGTTCGAAGTCCCTCGCAGCCAGCAGCGAGGGACCTTTGGTATTCAGAACGACCACTTGCTGGACTTCCTGAAAGCCAACCACGACCGACCTGTCACGTTTATCCTTGTCCGCGAGACAACGCAAATTGAAGGTGTTGGTGCCGGCTTGACTCACGTGTTCGCCAGCGACTCACACCCGGAATACGTCGGCCCCATGCTTGAATTCACCTTGCCATGA
- a CDS encoding DUF1592 domain-containing protein, with translation MRLASSLSLLALLLCCTVSADGPSPEQQAVMPTKHLAVFEKYCFDCHDAASKEGQLDLESLSLEISRDIPTAQWWSQILAALNAGEMPPMDAEQITDAEKAALLQDLSVQMVKARNILSDSGGEITLRRLNRREYQNTLEALLGFRPDVSSLPADDSTGGFDTAGASLFFSADQFEQYRATATSALKIALSDRKKPRSEVHRVEPEETHSKEYFDREESLLDAIKRADAFLAQDKKPPQDFGFRDFAHAKKQSERSRVHLKQMQDYTRRPQAKDGAFLLRYEGHKRPSISTPKVSTAGGRYILRVRAGAYDDSPQRQRYLEYGIGNPKEYRVLGQVKIPGTVSKPTVVEVPIDLDPGTSGAFQILWRDYKEQASRFVTHLFQREINGIGQLPVVWVDWVEVEGPVFDEWLNPAKDDLVPPRRSGEDHASYARRLIESFATRAFRKRPPADEFIDKLVERYLAKRKNGNHHVASIIDSYALVLSSPSFLYMLEPRGSDQPKRLTDRELAVRLAYFLWSAPPDAELYAAADAGTLSHGDMLRAQTARLLKDQRSSEFINSFAHQWLDMVRLDMFDFDARLHPEFDQAVRRSARQEVYATIRHVLDQRLPLGTLLKADFVMVNDVLADFYSLPGVEGSHFRQVPLPATSPRGGLLGTAAMHVMGADGTRSVPAVRGAWVLTHLLHDPPPPPPANIPQLSRLSGEPRSGRDLQTLHQEAPQCAQCHRKIDPIGFGLENFTAAGLWRDTETVYVESSNAKQFKLPKSASFDIDASGALIRGEAFSNFFELRDAIASYDDAFARGFTEHLIAYALGRPYQISDHNLATEITQQASREGDRIDAFIHALVQSKAFRRK, from the coding sequence ATGAGACTTGCTTCATCACTATCGCTTCTCGCCTTGCTGCTTTGCTGCACTGTCAGTGCCGACGGCCCATCGCCCGAGCAGCAGGCCGTCATGCCGACGAAACATCTGGCGGTCTTCGAAAAGTACTGTTTCGACTGCCACGACGCGGCATCGAAAGAAGGGCAGCTCGACCTTGAATCGCTCTCACTGGAGATCAGCCGGGACATTCCGACTGCCCAGTGGTGGTCACAGATTCTGGCGGCACTCAATGCCGGCGAGATGCCGCCGATGGATGCCGAGCAAATCACGGATGCCGAAAAGGCGGCGCTGCTGCAAGATCTGTCCGTTCAGATGGTGAAGGCTCGCAACATCCTCAGTGACAGCGGCGGCGAGATCACTCTCAGGCGACTCAATCGACGGGAGTACCAGAACACGCTCGAAGCGCTGCTGGGCTTTCGCCCCGATGTTTCCAGCCTTCCAGCCGACGACAGTACAGGTGGATTTGATACCGCGGGAGCGTCTCTGTTTTTCTCAGCCGACCAGTTTGAGCAATATCGCGCAACGGCGACGTCCGCGTTAAAGATCGCGTTGTCCGATCGAAAGAAGCCTCGCTCGGAGGTCCATCGCGTCGAGCCTGAAGAGACGCACTCGAAGGAATACTTTGATCGGGAGGAGAGTTTACTTGACGCCATCAAAAGAGCCGATGCGTTCCTGGCACAGGACAAAAAACCGCCTCAGGATTTTGGTTTTCGCGATTTCGCCCATGCCAAGAAGCAATCGGAAAGATCGCGAGTCCACCTGAAGCAGATGCAGGACTACACACGCCGTCCTCAGGCTAAAGATGGTGCGTTTCTGCTTCGCTATGAAGGGCATAAACGACCGTCGATCAGCACACCCAAAGTCAGCACGGCCGGCGGGCGCTACATCTTGCGAGTCCGAGCCGGGGCTTACGACGATTCACCTCAGCGGCAGCGATACCTGGAATACGGGATCGGCAATCCGAAGGAGTATCGGGTTCTGGGACAGGTCAAAATACCGGGAACGGTTTCCAAACCGACGGTCGTCGAAGTTCCCATCGATCTGGATCCGGGAACATCGGGCGCGTTTCAAATTTTGTGGCGCGACTACAAAGAACAGGCCTCCCGATTCGTGACTCACCTCTTTCAGAGGGAAATCAATGGTATCGGTCAATTGCCGGTCGTGTGGGTGGACTGGGTGGAAGTGGAAGGACCTGTCTTCGATGAGTGGCTGAATCCGGCAAAGGACGATCTGGTACCACCGCGACGCAGCGGTGAGGATCACGCGAGCTACGCTCGACGGCTGATCGAATCATTCGCGACTCGAGCCTTTCGCAAGCGGCCGCCTGCCGATGAATTTATCGACAAGCTCGTCGAGCGGTATCTGGCAAAACGCAAGAACGGCAATCACCATGTTGCATCGATCATCGACAGCTATGCGTTGGTCCTGTCCTCCCCCAGCTTTCTCTACATGCTTGAGCCGCGAGGCAGTGATCAACCGAAGCGACTGACCGATCGAGAACTTGCGGTCCGCCTGGCGTATTTCCTCTGGAGTGCTCCGCCGGACGCTGAGTTGTATGCGGCGGCGGACGCAGGAACACTCTCGCATGGCGACATGCTGCGTGCTCAAACGGCTCGTCTGTTGAAAGACCAAAGATCCAGTGAGTTCATCAACAGCTTTGCTCATCAGTGGCTGGACATGGTGCGACTGGACATGTTCGACTTCGATGCCCGGTTGCATCCAGAGTTTGACCAGGCCGTTCGACGTAGTGCCCGCCAGGAAGTTTACGCCACCATCCGTCACGTTCTGGATCAAAGGCTGCCACTCGGGACACTGTTAAAAGCAGACTTCGTGATGGTCAACGATGTGCTCGCGGACTTTTATTCTCTGCCGGGTGTTGAGGGCTCTCACTTCCGCCAAGTTCCTCTCCCCGCAACGTCGCCTCGCGGCGGCCTGCTCGGCACGGCGGCGATGCATGTGATGGGTGCTGATGGAACACGATCCGTGCCAGCGGTCCGTGGGGCGTGGGTTCTGACGCATCTGTTGCACGATCCACCGCCGCCTCCGCCGGCCAATATTCCTCAGTTGAGTCGCTTGTCAGGTGAACCTCGCAGCGGTCGCGATCTGCAAACGCTTCATCAGGAGGCGCCGCAGTGTGCTCAATGTCACCGCAAGATCGATCCGATCGGATTCGGCTTGGAGAACTTTACTGCCGCCGGTCTTTGGAGGGATACAGAGACCGTTTACGTCGAGTCGTCTAATGCGAAACAATTCAAGCTTCCCAAGTCTGCATCGTTTGACATTGATGCGTCGGGAGCACTGATCCGAGGCGAAGCGTTCAGCAACTTCTTTGAGCTTCGCGATGCGATTGCCAGCTACGACGACGCCTTTGCGCGTGGATTTACAGAACATCTGATCGCGTATGCGCTCGGGCGTCCCTACCAGATCTCTGACCACAACCTCGCCACCGAAATCACACAGCAAGCGTCCCGAGAAGGCGATCGAATCGACGCGTTCATCCATGCGTTGGTACAGTCGAAAGCCTTCCGAAGGAAGTGA
- a CDS encoding DUF1552 domain-containing protein codes for MNTRKVNRNTQSPNSPSPRPSFPPSRRAFLASSSALIALPFLESFGFRRFASAAEATTTAPKRLVFLGMGYGVTTDTWYPDINTPGADYELPESLQPLAEYKQDITIFQNLEHANSRDGHSGSTFWLTGADRYAIPGQSFHNTVSVDQVAAAQFGGGTRFTSLHLNGGDDNGHGPGSISWNNQGKPIAGMPHPVAMYHKLFSSDNMPLAERQALLADDRSALDTVLSDARSVTKGLTKTDKDKIDEYFQSIREIEIRIAKDEKWLTVPKKQPASPIKEPSDTLEGIPEVEMAYDLMLAAMQVDASRVFTYRMPGDSFVSSLGSSYSVHNLSHHPGSPERTRDSILRDQKNAELLAGFIRKLKESKEPDGSSLYDNATLTFGSNLRTVHSLDNCPTLVTGGGAGFQHGRHLVMEKKTPLCNLWLSILRGSGVRAETFGDATGVIDELFQTS; via the coding sequence ATGAACACTAGAAAAGTCAACCGCAACACGCAGTCACCGAACTCCCCCTCTCCCCGCCCCTCATTCCCTCCTTCTCGAAGAGCATTCCTTGCCAGTAGCAGCGCCTTGATCGCTCTGCCATTCCTTGAATCATTCGGCTTCCGAAGGTTTGCGTCCGCCGCCGAAGCGACGACGACCGCTCCCAAGCGTCTGGTCTTTTTGGGAATGGGATATGGTGTCACAACGGACACCTGGTATCCGGACATCAACACGCCCGGAGCCGACTATGAGCTACCGGAGTCACTGCAGCCGCTGGCCGAATACAAACAGGACATCACGATTTTTCAAAACCTGGAACATGCCAATTCGAGGGATGGGCATTCCGGTTCCACTTTCTGGCTGACCGGTGCGGACCGTTACGCGATTCCCGGCCAGAGTTTCCACAACACGGTTTCTGTTGATCAGGTGGCTGCGGCTCAGTTCGGCGGCGGGACCCGATTCACTTCCCTGCACCTCAACGGCGGAGACGACAACGGTCATGGCCCTGGTTCCATTTCCTGGAACAACCAGGGCAAGCCGATTGCCGGGATGCCGCATCCGGTGGCGATGTACCACAAGCTATTTTCGTCCGACAACATGCCCCTGGCCGAGCGTCAGGCACTGTTGGCCGACGACCGTTCGGCTCTTGACACCGTGCTGTCCGATGCCCGGTCGGTGACGAAGGGGCTCACGAAGACCGACAAAGACAAGATCGACGAGTACTTTCAGTCGATTCGCGAAATCGAAATCCGCATCGCCAAGGATGAAAAGTGGCTGACCGTTCCGAAGAAGCAGCCAGCCAGCCCGATTAAAGAACCATCGGACACACTCGAGGGCATTCCGGAAGTCGAAATGGCCTATGACCTGATGTTGGCCGCCATGCAGGTCGACGCGTCACGAGTCTTCACCTACCGCATGCCGGGTGACAGTTTCGTGAGCAGCCTCGGTTCCAGCTACTCCGTGCACAACCTGAGTCACCATCCCGGTTCACCGGAACGCACTCGCGATTCCATTCTTCGCGACCAGAAGAACGCCGAGTTGCTGGCCGGATTCATTCGGAAGCTGAAGGAGTCGAAAGAACCCGATGGTTCCTCGCTCTACGACAACGCGACGCTCACGTTTGGCAGCAATCTGCGGACGGTCCACAGCCTGGACAACTGTCCGACGCTGGTCACCGGCGGCGGTGCTGGATTCCAGCACGGCCGTCACCTTGTGATGGAAAAGAAGACCCCGCTGTGCAACCTTTGGCTCAGCATCCTCCGCGGCAGCGGCGTTCGAGCCGAAACGTTCGGTGACGCGACTGGCGTTATCGACGAACTGTTTCAGACATCGTGA
- a CDS encoding DUF1552 domain-containing protein produces the protein MFNRRSFVQTLGGGALALPLLESTSMATAANAKDTPSRLLVVGNPYGAHPEHFFPVQFGKDFRLPKTIRSLEWLRDRISILSHTDHNMKSGHGREISFLSGVLPDMSAAFAEKNMSIDQIVARRVGANTRYASLHACLGRSIRMSWNANGVDIKPFTDVQRMYDHLFQNLTEKERQTARQLLHQNSSVLDAVREQFAGVRKRASRSDQVRLDLYANSLRDMEKNLVNREKWVDRDKPSLDLSEYFQGSEITIENDYNAVFDMVAYAFQTDLTRVAVIGYSPELNYTDVDGVNRGYHGCTHNGKNEETVAELVAIESFQVEQMARCLKKLDDTPEPNADGSMLDHTVVMFGSGMGYGGTHSNKNLPILVAGGGLEHCGHVDTRDSSGNNMPLCNLFLALLQHFGLEYEQFNQSTAAFDFKTGKA, from the coding sequence ATGTTTAATCGACGTTCATTTGTCCAGACGCTGGGAGGCGGCGCTCTCGCTCTGCCATTGCTCGAGTCGACCTCTATGGCGACAGCGGCCAACGCAAAAGACACGCCTTCACGGTTGCTGGTCGTAGGCAACCCGTACGGCGCGCACCCCGAGCACTTCTTCCCAGTGCAGTTCGGCAAAGACTTCCGCTTGCCCAAAACAATCCGTTCGCTGGAGTGGCTTCGCGATCGGATCAGCATCCTGTCGCACACCGACCACAATATGAAAAGTGGGCATGGACGGGAAATTTCATTCCTGAGCGGTGTGTTGCCGGACATGAGTGCGGCATTTGCCGAAAAGAACATGTCGATCGACCAGATCGTGGCTCGTCGTGTGGGCGCCAACACCCGATACGCGTCGTTGCATGCCTGTCTGGGGCGAAGTATCCGGATGAGTTGGAATGCGAACGGTGTCGATATCAAACCGTTCACCGACGTGCAAAGGATGTACGACCACCTGTTCCAGAACCTGACCGAAAAAGAGCGGCAAACGGCGAGGCAGTTGCTGCATCAAAACAGCAGCGTTCTGGACGCCGTCCGCGAACAGTTCGCCGGCGTACGCAAGCGAGCGTCACGCAGCGACCAGGTCCGATTGGACTTGTACGCGAATTCGTTGAGAGACATGGAGAAGAACCTCGTCAACCGAGAAAAATGGGTCGATCGCGATAAACCCTCGCTCGATCTCTCGGAGTACTTTCAGGGAAGTGAGATCACCATCGAAAACGACTACAACGCGGTTTTCGACATGGTGGCCTATGCATTCCAAACCGATCTCACTCGCGTTGCCGTCATTGGATATTCGCCAGAGTTGAATTACACCGATGTCGATGGTGTCAACCGTGGTTATCACGGCTGCACACACAACGGCAAGAACGAAGAGACGGTCGCTGAACTGGTCGCCATTGAGTCGTTTCAAGTCGAGCAGATGGCACGCTGTCTGAAGAAGCTCGATGACACTCCCGAACCGAACGCCGATGGCAGCATGTTGGATCACACGGTCGTGATGTTCGGCAGCGGCATGGGCTATGGAGGCACCCACTCCAACAAAAACCTTCCGATCTTGGTCGCCGGCGGCGGGCTGGAACATTGCGGTCACGTCGACACACGCGACTCAAGTGGCAACAACATGCCGTTGTGCAATCTGTTCCTGGCGTTGCTCCAGCATTTCGGACTGGAATATGAGCAGTTCAACCAAAGCACGGCGGCGTTCGATTTCAAAACCGGCAAGGCGTAG
- a CDS encoding DUF1588 domain-containing protein, which yields MTRRTQIVIASLIALIAIPNLAQADLGILKQHCSACHTGPNPEGDFSLHDLRKSPDQKNLAHWVESLQRVRDGEMPPAEENKMTRQEVAELQQFLQKQIVLFEERVEQPLQTPPRRLNNREFENSVRDVLSLDHIGTHDPLAMLPGDTLHDGFDTHGESLGMSEFHLDQQVTAIRRVLDNVILSDEQPTSQQLTATADQMFVVDTDNRRRGDKTIRRDDGVELKDPEDQLYCENFPHTKSAGWYRITVKAKALDRHVYSQDKTGIYDDDPLILRMELGSRHVDLPLDEGAMQEFTATHWLAENTPIRFSFQTDGLRLIGNGNFKFQHRIAHDYIKTHDPDLYQRIVKEEVPNAKSRSTQPSHWVHWVPYWQGPRPLLSSVEIEGPFYQSWPPQRQVDLVGRQPTVANAAAILKPIAQRAWRRDVSDQELAPIIRLVESQSSSLGELGAIREGIVALFVSPSFLMLNSEDVTPEELFAVKFSYLLGSTTPDADLIARVRKGELDSFGAVRDELKRRIANGKANAFLREFPYGWLELDRINFMSPDVDQYPLYEKKRLNEDMVNEVLALFRHVAENNRPLPELLSGDYSFVNADLAKVYGLEGVPSDSVLRKVTFGDGKRGGLLGAAAFLTLTADTLSTSPIHRAVFVMENFMGIHPSPPPADVEILEPDVRSARTIREVLDAHKSDASCAACHLNIDPFGYAFENFDPVGAWRDEYIDVSQRADADEAGNSKKRRDRTPSFEAIPIDASSTFVSGAQYKDITEFRQLMQSDSSRDRFVRCFVTKVLTYANGIEPENFTEVESIVKQSASHDYNSIETLAAIIHSPLFRECKTSESER from the coding sequence ATGACACGACGAACTCAAATCGTGATCGCGAGCCTGATCGCCCTGATCGCAATCCCGAATCTCGCTCAGGCTGACCTGGGCATCCTCAAGCAGCACTGTTCAGCGTGCCACACCGGCCCTAATCCGGAAGGCGATTTCAGCCTGCACGACTTGCGGAAGTCACCGGATCAAAAAAACCTCGCGCATTGGGTCGAAAGCCTCCAGCGGGTTCGCGATGGCGAGATGCCTCCCGCCGAAGAAAACAAAATGACCAGGCAGGAAGTTGCAGAACTGCAACAGTTTCTGCAAAAGCAAATCGTGCTTTTTGAAGAGCGCGTTGAACAACCGCTGCAGACGCCGCCGCGACGATTAAATAACCGAGAGTTCGAGAACAGTGTACGTGACGTCCTGTCGCTCGATCACATTGGCACCCACGATCCGCTTGCCATGCTGCCCGGTGACACTCTGCATGACGGGTTTGACACTCATGGCGAATCTCTCGGCATGAGCGAATTTCATCTGGATCAGCAAGTCACCGCCATTCGGCGTGTGCTGGACAACGTCATCCTGTCGGACGAACAACCCACATCGCAGCAGTTGACGGCCACCGCCGATCAGATGTTTGTCGTCGACACGGACAATCGACGGCGTGGTGACAAGACGATCCGTCGTGATGACGGTGTTGAGCTGAAAGACCCTGAAGATCAACTCTATTGCGAAAACTTTCCCCACACGAAATCCGCTGGCTGGTATCGGATCACCGTGAAAGCCAAAGCACTCGACCGGCACGTCTACTCGCAAGACAAGACGGGCATCTATGACGACGACCCATTGATTCTGAGGATGGAACTGGGAAGCCGCCATGTCGATTTGCCGCTGGATGAAGGAGCGATGCAGGAATTCACCGCGACCCATTGGCTGGCTGAAAACACACCGATCCGGTTTTCATTCCAAACCGACGGGCTGAGGCTGATCGGCAACGGCAACTTCAAATTCCAGCATCGGATCGCTCACGATTACATCAAGACGCACGACCCTGACTTGTACCAACGCATCGTCAAGGAAGAAGTTCCCAACGCGAAATCCCGAAGCACTCAACCGAGTCATTGGGTTCACTGGGTTCCCTACTGGCAGGGGCCAAGACCTCTTCTGTCGAGCGTGGAAATTGAAGGCCCGTTTTACCAATCGTGGCCGCCGCAACGACAAGTCGACCTGGTTGGCAGGCAACCGACGGTCGCCAATGCGGCGGCGATTCTGAAACCGATCGCCCAGCGAGCCTGGCGACGCGACGTCTCCGACCAGGAACTGGCACCCATCATCCGGCTGGTTGAATCTCAATCCTCGTCGCTGGGAGAACTCGGTGCGATCCGAGAAGGCATCGTGGCGCTCTTCGTTTCGCCTTCGTTCCTAATGCTGAACTCCGAAGACGTGACTCCCGAAGAGCTGTTTGCCGTCAAGTTCAGCTATTTGCTCGGCAGCACCACGCCGGACGCTGACTTGATTGCCCGGGTCCGCAAGGGAGAACTCGACTCGTTTGGTGCAGTTCGCGATGAGCTGAAGCGACGGATTGCCAACGGCAAGGCGAACGCGTTTCTTCGCGAGTTTCCGTATGGATGGTTGGAACTGGACCGCATCAACTTCATGTCTCCCGATGTTGACCAGTATCCGTTGTACGAGAAAAAACGGCTCAATGAAGATATGGTCAACGAAGTGCTTGCGTTGTTTCGTCACGTCGCGGAGAACAACCGGCCGCTACCGGAATTGCTCAGCGGCGACTATTCCTTTGTCAACGCCGACCTGGCGAAAGTCTACGGGCTTGAAGGTGTCCCCAGCGATTCGGTGTTGCGGAAGGTCACCTTTGGCGACGGCAAACGCGGCGGCTTGCTGGGCGCGGCAGCTTTCTTGACGCTGACGGCCGACACGCTCAGCACCTCGCCCATCCATCGCGCGGTTTTCGTGATGGAAAATTTCATGGGCATCCACCCTTCTCCACCGCCGGCAGATGTAGAAATCCTGGAACCCGATGTTCGCTCGGCGCGAACGATTCGAGAAGTGCTGGACGCCCACAAAAGCGACGCATCCTGTGCCGCATGTCATCTGAACATTGATCCGTTCGGATACGCGTTTGAGAATTTTGACCCGGTCGGTGCATGGCGTGACGAGTACATCGATGTATCCCAGAGAGCGGATGCGGATGAGGCTGGCAATTCAAAGAAACGTCGCGACCGCACGCCTTCATTTGAAGCAATTCCGATCGACGCGTCTTCCACGTTTGTCAGCGGCGCCCAGTACAAGGACATCACCGAATTCCGCCAGCTGATGCAAAGCGATTCCAGCCGCGACCGATTCGTCCGTTGCTTCGTCACGAAAGTCCTGACGTACGCGAACGGAATCGAGCCTGAGAATTTCACCGAAGTGGAATCGATCGTCAAACAATCCGCGTCGCACGACTACAACAGCATCGAAACGCTGGCAGCCATCATCCACAGCCCCCTGTTCCGTGAGTGCAAAACGTCAGAATCCGAGCGTTAG
- a CDS encoding sulfatase, producing the protein MNSILRAILILIASTCGQAIAGANDEHADNGKQPNIVLFFVDDLGWYDLGYRNPKFETPHIDQLASESLDFQRAYIASPTCSPSRATLLTGKHPARLQMVRHIPNDTKHGFDEFGRTDKEFNFWEGDPAKFPCRNWLPLEHTSYAEALNELGYYNQFFGKWHLGHEAFHPIKQGFDGQVGTTNAGHPKSYDPPFFKNSDVFADVQDRYLTDALTDQSIRFIEQYDRAQPFMLSMWYYNVHRPPVGRADLVKDFEAKGYSKVDAVYAAQVKAVDESVGRIRQAIREKGIGENTIVIFLSDQGSWYQNLPLRGNKRVDTLCEGGARVPLLIHWPGVTKPKSKNNSLVQSTDLFPTLVEIAGGDHAKHPDLDGVSLVSVIRENSTLDRGEPLFGYRAYQDLYASVREGDWKLLAYRSGKVNLYNIAEDESEQNDLAQTRPGIAKQLTKKLVEWEERMNVEQYSGVK; encoded by the coding sequence ATGAATTCGATACTGAGAGCCATCCTAATCCTGATCGCGTCGACCTGCGGCCAGGCGATTGCAGGTGCGAACGACGAGCACGCGGACAACGGAAAGCAACCGAATATCGTGTTGTTTTTCGTGGACGATCTGGGCTGGTACGACCTTGGATACCGCAACCCTAAATTTGAAACGCCCCACATCGATCAACTCGCCAGCGAAAGTCTCGATTTTCAGCGGGCGTACATCGCCAGCCCGACTTGCAGTCCCAGTCGAGCGACCTTGTTGACCGGCAAACATCCGGCACGGCTGCAAATGGTCCGCCACATCCCGAATGACACGAAGCATGGGTTTGACGAGTTTGGACGGACGGACAAAGAATTCAACTTTTGGGAGGGCGACCCTGCAAAGTTCCCCTGCCGCAACTGGCTTCCGCTGGAACACACCAGTTACGCCGAGGCGCTCAATGAACTCGGATACTACAACCAGTTCTTCGGCAAGTGGCATCTTGGTCACGAAGCTTTCCATCCAATCAAGCAGGGCTTCGACGGGCAAGTTGGCACGACCAACGCGGGCCATCCAAAGTCTTACGATCCACCGTTCTTCAAGAACTCCGATGTCTTCGCCGACGTGCAGGACCGGTATCTAACGGACGCGTTGACAGATCAGTCAATCCGGTTTATCGAGCAGTATGACCGGGCACAGCCGTTCATGCTTTCGATGTGGTACTACAACGTTCACCGACCGCCGGTTGGACGCGCCGATCTGGTGAAGGACTTCGAGGCGAAAGGGTACAGCAAAGTCGACGCAGTCTATGCGGCTCAAGTCAAAGCGGTTGACGAATCGGTTGGTCGCATTCGTCAAGCCATCAGGGAAAAGGGCATCGGTGAAAACACGATCGTGATTTTCCTGTCCGATCAAGGCAGTTGGTATCAGAACCTGCCACTTCGGGGAAACAAACGAGTCGACACGCTCTGCGAAGGTGGCGCTCGCGTCCCGCTATTGATTCACTGGCCGGGCGTCACGAAGCCGAAGTCGAAGAACAACAGCCTCGTTCAATCGACGGACCTGTTTCCGACGCTCGTCGAAATTGCCGGCGGTGATCATGCCAAGCATCCCGACCTCGACGGTGTTTCCCTGGTCTCAGTGATTCGCGAGAACAGCACGCTCGATCGTGGTGAACCACTATTCGGCTACCGCGCCTATCAAGACCTCTACGCCTCCGTCCGAGAAGGTGATTGGAAACTGCTCGCCTACCGCAGTGGCAAAGTCAACCTCTACAACATCGCAGAAGACGAGAGCGAACAAAACGATCTCGCGCAAACTCGGCCCGGCATCGCGAAGCAACTCACGAAGAAACTGGTCGAGTGGGAGGAGCGGATGAACGTCGAACAATACTCCGGGGTGAAGTGA